In the genome of Pelecanus crispus isolate bPelCri1 chromosome 17, bPelCri1.pri, whole genome shotgun sequence, one region contains:
- the GPR25 gene encoding putative G-protein coupled receptor 25 produces MGPEELAGSAYYDYPPVTNVTENWEVSSGWEVFFTSVFIPILYSFIFLLGLVGNLFVIVLMAKKSGGKRMVDTFVLNLAVADVIFVCTLPFWVVAGARGNRWLLGEGLCKVSSYAIAVNRCSSILFLTALSVERYLVIRKVLDTKMTGSQRHIRVTCGLIWAASLLLGAPALAYRRLEGDDCWDEDGEDFSLAMVFLTFLLPLGVISFCYCSIYCRLQRHIRLGRGIRRSHRAIVTIVAAFLCSWLPLNACKVLLFFLAKGTLVLSQGQEVALRWVVAGSTCLAFVNSCINPLVYALMDGRCRPRCPFHPGAPGTGPGAASPSSATDSSLLFGGWIRTRTVPGPRRRSGTELQPAPGVPRGRPGVSPPRSSPASPGATAVPAVPPGPQP; encoded by the coding sequence ATGGGTCCCGAGGAGCTCGCCGGCTCGGCCTACTACGATTACCCACCGGTGACCAACGTGACGGAGAACTGGGAGGTCTCCTCCGGGTGGGAGGTCTTCTTCACCTCCGTCTTCATCCCCATCCTCTActccttcatcttcctcctgggCCTCGTGGGGAACCTCTTCGTCATTGTGCTGATGGCCAAGAAGAGCGGGGGCAAGAGGATGGTGGACACCTTCGTGCTGAACCTGGCAGTGGCCGATGTCATCTTCGTCTGCACCTTGCCCTTCTGGGTGGTGGCAGGGGCGCGGGGGAACCGCTGGCTGCTCGGCGAAGGGCTCTGCAAGGTGAGCAGCTACGCCATCGCCGTCAACCGCTGCTCCAGCATCCTCTTCCTCACCGCCCTCAGCGTGGAGCGCTACCTGGTCATCAGGAAGGTGCTGGACACCAAGATGACGGGCTCCCAGAGGCACATCCGCGTCACCTGCGGCCTCATCTGGGCAGCGTCCCTCCTCCTGGGCGCCCCGGCCCTGGCGTACCGGCGGCTGGAGGGGGATGACTGCTGGGATGAAGATGGAGAGGACTTCAGCCTGGCCATGgtcttcctcaccttcctcctgcccttggGAGTCATCTCCTTCTGCTACTGCTCCATCTACTGCCGGCTCCAGCGCCACATCCGGCTGGGCAGGGGCATCCGGCGTTCCCACCGCGCCATCGTCACCATCGTCgcagccttcctctgctcctggtTGCCCCTCAACGCCTGCAAGgtgctgctcttcttcctcGCCAAGGGGACGCTGGTCCtgtcccaggggcaggaggtggcccTGAGGTGGGTGGTGGCCGGCAGCACCTGCCTGGCCTTCGTTAACAGCTGCATCAACCCCCTCGTCTACGCCCTGATGGACGGACGCTGCCGTCCCCGATGCCCCTTCCATCCCGGCGCGCCGGGGACGGGTCCCGGCGCTGCTTCCCCTTCCTCCGCCACCGACTCCAGCCTCCTCTTCGGTGGCTGGATCCGGACCAGGACCGTCCCCGGCCCTCGGCGCAGGAGCGGGACCGAGCTCCAGCCGGCACCGGGGgtcccgcggggccgccccggggtGAGtcccccccgctcctccccagcGTCCCCGGGTGCCACCGCCGTCCCCGCTGT